A single region of the Fenollaria sporofastidiosus genome encodes:
- the scfB gene encoding thioether cross-link-forming SCIFF peptide maturase, giving the protein MYDTNLIHKFYLNDKYVILDVYSGAVHVVDEIIYDLVDYMEAGLDEALAKLSTKYEACDIKTAFKEVEELHKEDLLFTAPIEATQLDLSKYNIVKALCLHVSHDCNLRCKYCFASQGDFKGKRELMSTEVGKKALDFLVQNSGNRRNLEVDFFGGEPLMNFEVVKELVTYGRSLEEKYNKNFRFTLTTNCVLLDDEVIDYLNENMSNVVLSIDGRKCVNDAMRPTTNGKGSYDLIVPKIKKFVDKRGDKDYYIRGTFTSENLDFSKDVLDFYNNGFKKTSMEPVVTDQKKSYAIRPEHVERIKEEYEKLSKEYIKIKREDDEFLFFHFMIDLDQGPCLIKRAVGCGAGCEYLAVTPKGDLYPCHQFVGEEQFKIGNVYAGVTKTELREEFKKSNVFNKKDCQTCWAKFYCSGGCHANSYYNTGDINGVFEIGCELERKRIECAISVIANLD; this is encoded by the coding sequence ATGTACGATACTAATTTAATACATAAGTTTTATCTAAACGATAAGTATGTAATCTTAGATGTCTATAGTGGTGCTGTACACGTAGTAGATGAGATTATATATGACTTAGTTGATTACATGGAAGCTGGACTTGACGAAGCTTTAGCGAAGCTATCTACTAAGTATGAAGCTTGTGATATTAAAACTGCTTTTAAAGAAGTAGAGGAATTACACAAAGAAGATTTGTTATTTACTGCTCCTATAGAGGCTACTCAATTGGACTTAAGTAAATACAACATAGTAAAAGCTCTTTGCCTTCATGTTTCACATGACTGCAACCTTAGATGCAAGTACTGCTTTGCCTCTCAAGGCGATTTTAAAGGTAAAAGAGAACTTATGAGCACAGAAGTAGGTAAGAAAGCTTTAGACTTTTTAGTTCAAAACTCTGGCAACAGAAGGAACTTAGAGGTAGACTTCTTCGGAGGAGAACCACTAATGAACTTTGAGGTTGTTAAAGAACTTGTTACTTACGGAAGAAGCTTAGAAGAAAAATATAATAAGAATTTTAGATTCACTTTAACTACAAACTGCGTCTTGCTAGATGACGAGGTTATTGATTATTTGAATGAGAATATGTCAAACGTTGTTTTAAGTATAGACGGTAGAAAGTGCGTTAACGATGCGATGCGTCCGACTACCAATGGTAAGGGCTCATATGATTTAATCGTTCCAAAGATAAAGAAATTTGTCGATAAAAGAGGAGACAAAGACTACTATATTAGAGGTACGTTTACATCGGAAAACCTAGACTTCTCAAAAGACGTATTAGACTTCTACAACAATGGCTTTAAGAAGACTTCTATGGAACCTGTTGTAACAGATCAAAAGAAGTCTTATGCTATAAGACCAGAACATGTAGAAAGAATCAAAGAAGAGTATGAAAAGTTATCTAAAGAATACATCAAGATAAAAAGAGAAGATGATGAATTTCTATTCTTCCACTTTATGATTGACCTTGATCAAGGACCATGCTTAATCAAAAGAGCTGTAGGTTGTGGAGCAGGTTGTGAATACCTAGCTGTTACACCTAAGGGCGACTTGTATCCATGTCATCAGTTTGTAGGTGAAGAACAGTTTAAGATTGGCAACGTTTATGCTGGCGTTACAAAAACTGAATTAAGAGAAGAATTTAAGAAATCTAATGTATTTAATAAAAAAGACTGCCAAACATGCTGGGCTAAGTTCTACTGCTCAGGTGGCTGTCATGCTAACTCTTACTACAATACAGGCGATATTAACGGTGTATTTGAAATAGGCTGTGAGTTAGAAAGAAAAAGAATAGAATGTGCAATATCAGTTATTGCAAATTTAGATTAG
- a CDS encoding bifunctional 5,10-methylenetetrahydrofolate dehydrogenase/5,10-methenyltetrahydrofolate cyclohydrolase yields MTEILKGKPVADMIKADMTKKIEDFRAKGIAPKIAIVRLGEDASDISYEKAILKVSANLNIDSEVFNIPRESTTEELLALMDKLNNDKKIHGILVFRPLPKQIDAEKVANFINPYKDIDCMNPMNLEAIFEGKKDSFEPATPRAAVEILGRTGYDYTGKNVVIINRSMVVGKPLAMMLLNENATVTICHSKTKDLKAVCKNADVVFTALGRAKMFDKSYFNEDSIIIDVGVSMDKEGKISGDADYDNLLDYVAKITPVPGGVGSITTTILLNQVLKAVEKQNK; encoded by the coding sequence ATGACAGAGATTTTAAAAGGTAAGCCAGTTGCCGACATGATTAAGGCTGACATGACAAAGAAGATTGAGGATTTTCGTGCTAAAGGCATTGCGCCAAAGATTGCTATAGTTAGACTAGGCGAGGATGCAAGCGACATATCATATGAAAAGGCAATACTAAAGGTTAGTGCAAACTTAAACATTGATTCTGAAGTGTTCAACATTCCTAGAGAGTCAACAACTGAAGAACTTCTTGCACTTATGGACAAGCTAAATAATGACAAGAAGATACATGGCATCTTAGTATTTAGACCACTTCCTAAGCAAATAGACGCTGAAAAGGTTGCAAACTTTATCAATCCTTATAAGGACATTGACTGCATGAATCCAATGAACCTAGAAGCAATATTTGAAGGCAAGAAGGACAGCTTTGAACCTGCTACACCTAGAGCTGCTGTTGAGATATTAGGCAGAACAGGATATGATTACACAGGTAAAAACGTTGTTATAATCAATCGTTCAATGGTAGTTGGCAAGCCACTTGCTATGATGCTTCTTAATGAGAACGCAACAGTTACTATCTGCCACTCAAAGACAAAGGATCTAAAGGCTGTTTGCAAGAATGCTGACGTAGTATTCACTGCACTTGGCAGAGCTAAGATGTTTGATAAGTCTTACTTCAATGAAGACTCTATAATCATAGATGTTGGAGTAAGTATGGACAAGGAAGGCAAGATATCGGGAGACGCTGACTATGATAATCTTCTTGACTATGTAGCAAAGATAACACCAGTACCTGGTGGAGTTGGAAGCATCACAACAACTATACTACTTAATCAAGTATTGAAGGCAGTAGAAAAACAAAATAAATAG
- the mtaB gene encoding tRNA (N(6)-L-threonylcarbamoyladenosine(37)-C(2))-methylthiotransferase MtaB, producing the protein MMKVYVQNLGCKVNLYEAQAIKNSFEQRGYEVKEDFDDIDVYVINTCTVTNKSDSKSRQMISKVKKKNPDAIVIICGCYSQINSKEIEEMDIADIIVGTQGRNKIVDYLEEYLDLGVKKNYVEDNIDKNYEELLFDKNFDSTRAFIKIEDGCNNFCSYCIIPYARGRVRSRDASSIIKEITSLASDGYKEFVITGIQITDYEDDDIDLIKLLEMIDEVPGVERVRLGSIQPKLLKDETVERLARLKHLQHQFHLSLQSGSNKILKLMNRKYTREDYIENTTKIYKAMPDSSITTDIIVGFPGEDDDDFKESIDIVKKVNFLKVHVFRYSRRKGTKAYDMEGQVPESVKKDRAELLEGYQEASKHIFINKFIGEDFEVLFEENKDDCYEGYTSNYIRAYLKTDEELHNKILKVKAVETYKDGILVERI; encoded by the coding sequence ATGATGAAGGTTTATGTACAAAACTTGGGCTGCAAGGTAAATTTATATGAGGCACAAGCGATAAAAAATTCCTTTGAGCAAAGAGGTTATGAGGTTAAGGAAGACTTTGATGATATAGATGTTTACGTAATTAATACATGCACTGTTACAAACAAATCGGACTCAAAGTCGAGACAGATGATATCAAAGGTCAAGAAGAAGAATCCTGACGCTATAGTAATAATTTGTGGCTGCTACAGCCAAATCAACTCTAAAGAGATTGAAGAGATGGATATAGCTGACATCATAGTCGGCACACAAGGCAGAAACAAGATAGTAGATTATCTAGAAGAGTACTTAGATCTTGGAGTAAAGAAAAATTATGTCGAGGATAATATTGACAAAAACTACGAGGAGCTTCTCTTTGATAAAAATTTCGATAGTACTAGAGCCTTTATCAAGATAGAGGACGGCTGCAACAATTTTTGCTCATATTGTATAATACCATATGCAAGGGGCAGAGTTCGTTCAAGAGATGCTTCTAGCATAATAAAAGAGATTACTTCATTAGCTAGTGATGGATATAAAGAATTCGTTATTACAGGTATACAGATTACTGATTACGAAGATGATGATATCGATCTAATAAAACTATTAGAGATGATAGATGAAGTCCCAGGTGTAGAAAGAGTAAGACTTGGTTCAATACAGCCAAAACTGTTGAAAGACGAAACAGTAGAGAGGCTTGCTAGGCTTAAACATTTGCAGCATCAGTTTCACTTATCACTTCAAAGCGGCTCAAACAAAATACTTAAGCTTATGAACAGAAAGTACACACGAGAAGACTACATTGAAAACACTACAAAGATATATAAGGCTATGCCAGATTCATCCATAACTACAGACATCATAGTTGGTTTTCCTGGGGAAGATGACGATGATTTTAAGGAGTCCATAGACATAGTTAAAAAAGTAAATTTTTTAAAGGTTCATGTATTTAGATACTCAAGGCGTAAGGGTACAAAAGCTTATGACATGGAAGGCCAAGTGCCTGAGAGCGTTAAAAAAGACAGAGCTGAACTTTTAGAAGGCTATCAAGAAGCATCAAAACATATATTTATAAATAAGTTTATTGGTGAAGACTTTGAAGTTTTGTTTGAGGAGAACAAGGATGATTGCTATGAAGGCTACACATCTAATTACATTAGAGCCTACCTAAAAACTGATGAAGAGCTTCACAATAAAATATTAAAGGTTAAAGCGGTAGAAACATATAAAGATGGAATATTAGTAGAAAGGATTTGA
- a CDS encoding RsmE family RNA methyltransferase — protein sequence MHRFFAQRKAGDLLYLVKEDIKHFKDVLRIKDDEEVEVYIDGSGYIAILNSYAKDELSLKIISEIKEQYEPNIKITLFQSLVKSDKMDFIIQKAIEMGVYSIVPIETKRSIVKKKDIKDKKLERYKNIAKAAAMQSKREFIPSVADAIKFDEAKEILDSFDLVLIAYEDEIEHSIKDFEIKDKKNIAIIVGPEGGFDISEVDELKRCGYKSISMGKRILRAETAPIALLTMLYYEYNGSGLL from the coding sequence ATGCATAGATTTTTCGCACAAAGAAAGGCTGGGGACCTTTTATACTTAGTAAAAGAAGATATAAAGCACTTTAAGGATGTCTTAAGGATAAAAGATGACGAAGAGGTTGAAGTTTATATTGATGGTAGTGGTTATATAGCTATACTAAACTCATATGCAAAGGACGAATTATCTCTAAAAATAATTTCAGAGATAAAGGAACAATATGAACCCAATATAAAAATAACTTTATTTCAATCTCTGGTAAAGTCTGACAAGATGGACTTTATCATTCAAAAGGCTATAGAGATGGGTGTTTACTCGATAGTTCCTATCGAAACTAAGAGGTCTATTGTCAAGAAAAAGGATATCAAAGATAAAAAACTAGAGAGGTATAAAAACATCGCTAAGGCGGCAGCTATGCAGTCAAAAAGAGAGTTTATACCAAGCGTAGCTGACGCGATAAAGTTTGATGAAGCAAAAGAAATTTTAGATAGTTTTGATCTTGTTTTAATCGCGTATGAAGATGAAATTGAACATAGCATAAAGGATTTTGAAATCAAAGATAAAAAAAATATCGCCATCATTGTAGGACCTGAGGGCGGCTTCGACATAAGTGAAGTTGATGAGCTTAAGAGATGCGGCTACAAATCCATTAGCATGGGCAAAAGAATACTCAGAGCAGAGACAGCACCAATAGCACTCCTTACTATGCTTTACTATGAATACAACGGAAGTGGTCTTTTATGA
- the secD gene encoding protein translocase subunit SecD has product MKKLSTLKIVITVILIACFGLVAVFGFDFAGYKIKSAKDSINLGLDLAGGVYVLLEADTDKTGEELSKAMEQSRAIIQQRVDGLGISEPNISIEGSNRISIELAGAKNAQDAIETIGKTAQLQFIDPDNNVILTGKNIKESKVVYTQDNLGKSTPVVSMEFDEEGTKKFADATTKLYNETVPEKKILKIVLDGEVISAPIVQNSPITDGKPIIEGGSKGFSVEEASKLATLIRAGALPIELKEVRSEIIGASLGIGAFHNSMMAIIISILLISLLLIVVYRIPGIVASISLIAYTLLVLLAFIVFHIKLSLPGICGLLLSIGMAVDANCIIYERIREELLNGKTVRSAVDAGFKKAIATIMDSNITTIIAGVVLYVYGIGSIRGFGITLIIGIVISLLTAVVLTKFLLKNFAQITSNENKKAYGA; this is encoded by the coding sequence ATGAAAAAGTTAAGCACACTTAAGATTGTGATAACAGTCATTTTAATTGCCTGCTTCGGATTAGTAGCTGTATTTGGCTTTGACTTTGCTGGATACAAAATAAAGAGCGCTAAAGACTCAATTAACCTTGGTCTAGACCTAGCTGGTGGGGTATATGTACTTCTTGAAGCTGATACAGACAAAACAGGTGAAGAACTTAGCAAAGCTATGGAACAATCTAGGGCAATTATTCAACAAAGAGTTGACGGTTTAGGAATTTCTGAACCTAACATATCTATAGAAGGTTCAAACAGAATCTCTATCGAACTAGCAGGTGCTAAGAATGCACAAGACGCTATAGAAACTATAGGTAAGACAGCTCAACTACAATTTATCGATCCAGATAATAATGTAATTTTAACAGGTAAAAACATTAAAGAATCAAAAGTTGTTTATACACAAGACAACTTAGGTAAGTCAACACCAGTAGTTTCAATGGAGTTTGACGAAGAAGGAACTAAAAAATTCGCTGATGCTACAACTAAGCTATATAACGAAACAGTTCCTGAAAAGAAAATCCTAAAGATAGTTCTAGACGGTGAAGTTATTTCTGCACCTATAGTACAAAATTCACCAATAACAGATGGTAAACCTATCATCGAAGGTGGATCAAAAGGTTTCTCAGTTGAAGAAGCATCTAAACTAGCTACATTAATCAGAGCCGGTGCACTTCCTATTGAATTAAAAGAAGTTAGATCAGAAATCATCGGAGCTTCATTAGGTATTGGTGCATTCCATAATTCAATGATGGCTATAATTATCTCAATACTACTAATCAGTTTATTATTAATCGTAGTATATAGAATACCAGGCATAGTAGCATCAATTTCGCTTATCGCATACACACTACTAGTTTTACTAGCATTCATAGTGTTCCACATCAAGTTGTCACTACCAGGTATATGCGGTTTGCTATTATCAATAGGTATGGCGGTAGATGCTAACTGTATCATCTACGAAAGAATTAGGGAAGAATTACTTAACGGTAAGACAGTAAGATCAGCAGTTGATGCAGGCTTTAAGAAAGCCATCGCTACTATCATGGACTCAAACATCACAACTATCATTGCAGGTGTTGTACTTTATGTATACGGTATCGGTTCAATCAGAGGCTTTGGTATTACACTTATCATAGGTATAGTAATTTCATTATTGACAGCAGTTGTATTGACAAAATTCTTACTAAAGAACTTTGCTCAAATTACATCTAACGAAAATAAAAAGGCATATGGAGCATAG
- the rpsU gene encoding 30S ribosomal protein S21, giving the protein MTEIRVREDESLDNALKRFKRSCARSGVLGEVRKREHYEKPSVRRKLKSEAARRKKHQKF; this is encoded by the coding sequence ATGACAGAAATAAGAGTTAGAGAAGACGAATCACTTGATAATGCACTTAAGAGATTCAAAAGATCATGCGCAAGATCAGGCGTCTTAGGAGAAGTTAGAAAAAGAGAACACTATGAAAAACCAAGTGTAAGACGTAAATTAAAATCTGAAGCAGCTAGAAGGAAAAAACATCAAAAGTTTTAA
- the scfA gene encoding six-cysteine ranthipeptide SCIFF produces the protein MKFVKTLSKRNLLKTAKHGGCGECQTSCQSACKTSCTVGNQKCENKKNHK, from the coding sequence ATGAAATTTGTAAAAACTTTAAGCAAAAGAAACTTATTAAAAACAGCTAAGCACGGCGGATGCGGTGAATGCCAAACTTCATGTCAATCAGCTTGTAAGACATCTTGTACAGTTGGAAACCAAAAGTGCGAAAATAAGAAAAATCATAAATAG
- the prmA gene encoding 50S ribosomal protein L11 methyltransferase has protein sequence MNYREIKLKFKKEYEERVEIFLSDLGIDNMAIEDPDDLKIFQERQNAWDLYDDDLIKLEQGYIRFTIYLDDISDNDEREAKIKAHIEELGGEFTKEIIDDSDWQNNWKKFFKILKPNKTIVIVPTWEKYEKKDGEEIIKLEPGMAFGTGSHETTALCIKKLEEYMKPHMKVLDIGTGSGILSIAASKLGASEALGVDIDPMSVYIANENKKLNEVTNVNFIVGDLLSKVKDKYDIVVSNILAEVIVTMTGDLNKFLNKDGIFISSGILKVKSAMVIDSLEANGFDIIDVEDQNEWTSIVAKHA, from the coding sequence ATGAATTATAGAGAAATTAAATTAAAATTTAAAAAAGAATATGAAGAAAGGGTCGAAATTTTCTTATCTGACCTTGGTATTGACAACATGGCTATAGAAGATCCAGACGATTTAAAGATATTCCAAGAAAGACAAAATGCTTGGGACTTATATGATGACGACCTAATAAAATTAGAACAAGGTTATATAAGATTTACCATCTACTTAGATGACATTTCTGACAACGACGAGAGAGAAGCTAAGATTAAGGCTCATATTGAAGAGCTTGGAGGAGAATTTACTAAGGAAATTATTGACGACAGTGATTGGCAAAACAATTGGAAAAAATTCTTTAAGATTTTAAAGCCAAACAAAACTATAGTCATAGTTCCAACATGGGAAAAGTATGAAAAGAAAGATGGAGAAGAGATCATTAAATTAGAGCCAGGCATGGCATTTGGAACTGGCTCACACGAAACAACAGCTTTATGCATAAAGAAGCTTGAGGAGTATATGAAGCCTCACATGAAAGTTCTTGACATAGGTACAGGAAGCGGCATACTATCAATCGCAGCATCAAAGCTAGGTGCAAGCGAAGCTCTAGGTGTTGATATAGATCCAATGAGCGTCTACATTGCTAACGAAAATAAAAAGCTAAACGAGGTTACAAATGTAAACTTCATAGTTGGAGATCTACTTTCAAAGGTTAAGGACAAGTATGATATAGTAGTTTCAAATATACTTGCAGAAGTCATAGTTACAATGACAGGAGATCTAAACAAGTTTTTAAACAAGGACGGAATTTTTATATCTTCAGGAATATTAAAAGTGAAGTCAGCCATGGTTATCGATTCACTTGAAGCTAATGGCTTTGACATAATAGATGTAGAAGACCAAAATGAATGGACTTCAATCGTAGCTAAACATGCATAG
- a CDS encoding histidine triad nucleotide-binding protein translates to MDCLFCKIIEGTIPSEKIYEDDMMLCFKDINPTCPVHVLMIPKKHIASLDDLKEGDEEVISHMMLKVKEIAKTMGLANGYRLVINTGEDGQQSVKHLHMHLIGGRKLNWPAG, encoded by the coding sequence ATGGATTGTTTATTTTGTAAAATTATAGAAGGCACTATACCTTCTGAGAAAATTTATGAAGACGATATGATGCTATGCTTCAAAGACATCAACCCAACATGTCCAGTGCATGTTCTTATGATACCTAAGAAACATATTGCATCCCTTGACGATCTTAAAGAGGGAGATGAAGAAGTAATCTCTCACATGATGCTTAAGGTTAAAGAGATTGCTAAGACTATGGGCCTTGCTAATGGATACAGACTTGTTATCAATACAGGCGAGGATGGACAACAAAGTGTTAAGCACCTACACATGCACTTAATAGGCGGCAGAAAGTTAAATTGGCCTGCAGGTTAA
- the secF gene encoding protein translocase subunit SecF, with translation MINFNKLKKFFAPIPFIVIIAGIIGFCINGFNYGIDFSGGTIMRVNAGQFIEEAKVYDIVNKVDSGASVVYAGANKETIVIKSTLALTNEQKNQISRAFEEEYKVDRNNIEDTTTGPSVSREIRQKAVISIIIASILMLIYVTFRFEWKYGVAAVFALIVDVLVIVSTYGIFNLQIDSSLIAAALTIVGYSINATIVIFDRFRENKRMYPRMENSELIESSLNSTFRRTVLTTVTTLIAVVVLYILGGHVIEALCIPLLVGIIEGMISSTFIAPYTWGLLEKNFGHGAKGKRA, from the coding sequence ATGATTAATTTTAACAAATTGAAAAAGTTTTTTGCTCCAATACCATTTATAGTTATCATCGCAGGTATCATCGGATTCTGCATCAACGGTTTTAACTATGGTATCGACTTCTCAGGTGGTACTATCATGAGAGTCAATGCTGGACAATTTATTGAAGAAGCAAAAGTATATGATATAGTTAATAAAGTAGACAGTGGAGCAAGCGTTGTTTATGCGGGAGCTAACAAAGAAACTATTGTTATTAAGTCTACGCTAGCTTTAACAAACGAACAAAAGAATCAAATCAGCCGTGCATTCGAAGAAGAATACAAGGTTGACAGAAACAACATCGAAGATACAACAACAGGACCATCAGTAAGTAGAGAAATAAGACAAAAGGCTGTTATATCCATCATCATCGCATCAATCTTAATGCTTATCTATGTAACATTTAGATTTGAGTGGAAGTATGGTGTTGCAGCAGTATTTGCTCTTATAGTTGACGTTCTTGTTATAGTAAGCACATATGGTATCTTTAACCTACAAATCGATTCATCACTAATCGCAGCAGCATTAACTATCGTAGGTTATTCAATCAACGCAACTATAGTTATCTTTGATAGATTCAGAGAAAACAAAAGAATGTACCCAAGGATGGAAAACTCTGAACTAATCGAGTCATCACTTAACTCAACATTCAGAAGAACAGTTCTTACAACAGTAACTACACTTATCGCAGTTGTTGTTTTATACATCCTAGGAGGCCATGTAATCGAAGCACTATGTATACCACTACTTGTTGGTATCATTGAAGGTATGATTTCATCTACATTCATTGCACCATACACATGGGGCTTACTAGAAAAGAACTTTGGTCACGGAGCTAAAGGTAAGAGAGCTTAA
- a CDS encoding GatB/YqeY domain-containing protein, with protein sequence MKNKDTIIKNTIMMVNSAIKQVEVDQRKELSDQDIIAIIQKQIKEKKGAMAEFEQGHRADLVEQTQKEIEILMEYVPKELSEEEIKSIISDTCKELEDKGANFGLVMKTVMSKVKGRADGSLVTNLVKEYLAGAK encoded by the coding sequence ATGAAAAATAAAGATACAATCATTAAAAACACTATCATGATGGTTAACTCAGCTATAAAACAAGTTGAAGTTGATCAAAGAAAAGAACTAAGTGATCAAGACATTATAGCAATTATACAAAAGCAAATAAAAGAAAAGAAAGGCGCTATGGCTGAATTTGAACAAGGCCATAGAGCTGATTTAGTCGAACAGACACAAAAAGAAATAGAAATTCTTATGGAGTACGTACCAAAGGAACTTTCTGAAGAAGAGATTAAAAGTATAATCAGTGATACTTGCAAAGAACTTGAAGACAAAGGAGCAAACTTTGGCTTAGTTATGAAGACTGTTATGTCAAAAGTTAAAGGCAGGGCAGACGGATCATTGGTTACAAATCTTGTTAAAGAATATCTAGCCGGTGCAAAGTAG